A stretch of the Nicotiana tabacum cultivar K326 chromosome 6, ASM71507v2, whole genome shotgun sequence genome encodes the following:
- the LOC107777872 gene encoding uncharacterized protein LOC107777872, whose amino-acid sequence MFGLVNNGAKKHLFPICYIRFQLLSSTAVATSRANVLVDFLVNSLEFSTEEAMSTSTKELLGNLDSVATVVKKEPRLLSSNLSKVLPPNISLLQNLGISRADIGMAFHRHPRYLLIKPEWLERVVHQLEKDFHMPRGSRMFLHGIEVLVSLAESKLERKLDIFRSFGWSDSDICAMVRNLPYCLTTSEDKIRRTLEFFMVELGYESSYLASHAPLLKLSLEKRIMPRNEIFKILKENQLIKEKLSLYTVVTRTESQFLEKYVLPFRAKIPEVYDLYMKTRS is encoded by the exons ATGTTTGGACTTGTTAACAATGGCGCAAAAAAGCATCTCTTTCCCATTTGTTACATCAGATTTCAGCTCCTTTCCTCTACAGCTGTCGCAACTTCACGTGCCAATGTATTGGTGGATTTCCTGGTGAACTCACTTGAGTTCTCAACAGAAGAAGCCATGTCTACGAGCACCAAG GAGTTATTGGGTAATCTTGATTCTGTAGCTACGGTTGTTAAGAAGGAGCCTAGGTTGCTTTCTAGTAATCTATCAAAAGTATTACCACCCAATATATCATTGTTGCAAAATCTTGGGATTTCACGGGCGGATATTGGGATGGCTTTTCATAGGCATCCTAGGTATCTGCTTATTAAACCTGAGTGGCTCGAGAGAGTAGTGCATCAACTGGAAAAGGACTTTCATATGCCTCGGGGGTCGCGGATGTTTCTTCATGGCATTGAAGTACTCGTGTCGCTTGCTGAATCGAAATTAGAAAGGAAATTAGATATTTTCCGGAGTTTTGGATGGTCTGATTCTGATATCTGCGCAATGGTGCGAAACCTTCCTTACTGTTTGACTACATCAGAGGATAAGATAAGACGCACATTGGAGTTTTTTATGGTGGAATTGGGATATGAATCTAGTTATCTTGCTTCTCATGCACCACTTTTAAAGTTAAGCTTGGAGAAGAGGATCATGCCAAGGAATGAAATCTTCAAGATTCTTAAAGAAAACCAGCTGATAAAAGAGAAGCTAAGTCTCTACACCGTTGTCACACGTACTGAATCGCAGTTTCTAGAGAAATATGTGCTGCCTTTCAGGGCTAAGATACCCGAGGTGTATGATTTATACATGAAAACTAGAAGCTAA
- the LOC107777871 gene encoding transmembrane 9 superfamily member 1: protein MLSTVRSLFIFIISSLFLAYPSFAKYQADEPVTLWVNKVGPYNNPQETYNYYSLPFCHPGDGGHKWGGLGEVLGGNELIDSRIDIKFKRDVEKSTICDLALDAAKVAQFKDAIENSYWFEFFMDDLPLWGFVGEVLPDRSRDTKHVLYTHKNFLIQYNGDQIIHVNLTQESPKPLEEGRLLGMTYSVKWVPTNIIYERRFDVYLDYPFFEHQIHWFSVFNSFMMVIFLTGLVSMILMRTLRNDYAKYAREDDDLESLERDVNEESGWKLVHGDVFRPVPNLALLSAVVGTGAQLTTLVLLVIIFAIVGMLYIGRGAITTTFFVCYALTSFIAGYVSGGLYSRNGGKKWIKSMILTASLFPFMCFGIGFILNTIAIFYGSLAAIPFGTMVVVFVIWAFISFPLALLGTVVGRNWSGTPNNPCRVKTIPRPIPEKKWYLTPSVISLMGGLLPFGSIFIEMYFVFTSFWNYKVYYVYGFMLLVFIILIIVTVCVTIVGTYFLLNAENYHWQWTSFFSAASTALYVYLYAIYYYHVKTKMSGFFQTSFYFGYTMMFCLGLGILCGAVGYLGSNLFVRRIYRNIKCD, encoded by the exons ATGCTCTCCACCGTCCGATCCCTCTTTATTTTCATCATCTCCTCTCTGTTCCTTGCATACCCATCTTTTGCCAAG TATCAAGCAGATGAACCTGTCACTCTTTGGGTAAATAAAGTGGGACCCTATAATAATCCACAAGAGACGTACAACTATTACAGCCTTCCATTCTGCCACCCCGGTGATGGTGGTCACAAGTGGGGTGGCCTTGGCGAGGTTCTTGGTGGGAATGAGCTTATTGATAGCCGAATTGACATAAAGTTCAAAA GAGATGTGGAGAAAAGCACAATTTGTGATCTTGCATTGGATGCAGCAAAAGTGGCACAATTTAAGGATGCAATCGAAAATTCATATTGGTTTGagttttttatgg ACGATTTGCCATTATGGG GTTTCGTCGGTGAAGTGCTTCCTGATAGAAGCCGAGACACCAAGCATGTGCTCTACACGCACAAGAATTTTCTTATTCAATACAATGGAGACCAG ATCATTCATGTCAACCTAACTCAAGAGAGCCCAAAGCCATTGGAGGAAGGAAGACTCTTGGGCATGACGTACTCTGTGAAATGGGTCCCCACAAATATTATTTATGAACGCCGGTTTGACGTATACCTGGATTACCCCTTTTTTGAACATCAG ATTCACTGGTTCTCTGTTTTCAATTCGTTCATGATGGTTATTTTCCTCACTGGCTTAGTGTCTATGATTTTGATGCGCACTCTTCGTAATGATTATGCTAAATATGCCCGTGAAGATGATGATCTGGAGTCTTTG GAGAGGGATGTAAATGAAGAGTCTGGTTGGAAACTTGTCCATGGTGATGTCTTCCGGCCTGTACCAAATTTGGCCCTGCTTTCAGCTGTTGTTGGCACTGGCGCTCAGCTTACAACACTTGTTCTCCTTGTGATCATATTTGCTATTGTTGGAATGTTATACATTGG GAGAGGAGCTATTACTACAACCTTTTTCGTATGTTATGCTCTTACATCATTCATTGCCGGATACGTGAGTGGTGGCCTGTACTCTCGTAATGGTG GTAAAAAGTGGATAAAGTCGATGATCCTTACAGCGTCACTTTTCCCCTTTATGTGCTTTGGCATTGGTTTCATTCTAAACACGATTGCAATATTTTATGGATCGTTAGCTGCTATTCCCTTTGGAACAATGGTGGTGGTTTTTGTTATTTGGGCTTTTATTTCATTCCCTCTGGCGCTTCTTGGTACTGTTGTAGGAAGAAACTGGAGTGGTACGCCAAACAATCCGTGCCGTGTTAAGACCATACCCCGTCCTATCCCTGAGAAGAAATGGTATCTCACACCATCTGTAATTTCTCTGATGGGAGGTCTTCTTCCCTTTGGGAGCATTTTCATTGAGATGTATTTTGTCTTCACTTCCTTCTGGAACTACAAG GTCTACTATGTCTATGGTTTTATGCTTCTTGTATTTATTATCCTGATCATTGTCACTGTTTGTGTGACAATTGTGGGCACATATTTCTTGCTGAATGCGGAGAACTACCATTGGCAGTGGACGTCGTTCTTCTCTGCTGCCTCAACAGCTCTTTATGTGTATTTATATGCGATATATTACTATCATGTAAAGACTAAGATGTCTGGTTTCTTCCAGACCAGCTTTTACTTTGGCTACACTATGATGTTCTGCCTTGGCCTCGGTATCCTTTGTG GTGCTGTAGGATATCTCGGCTCTAATTTGTTCGTTAGGAGGATTTACAGAAATATCAAGTGTGATTAA